A single Zonotrichia albicollis isolate bZonAlb1 chromosome 28, bZonAlb1.hap1, whole genome shotgun sequence DNA region contains:
- the AP4B1 gene encoding AP-4 complex subunit beta-1 isoform X2, producing the protein MPYLGGEETLRELRRALSNPHVQADPARYRGAVLRVIRLMAQGADVSGLFPEMVKAGAVPDVVQKKLVSFYVRAQAPLQPQLALLAVNSLRKDCAHPSPAVRGLALRTMCGLRMPGIQEYLQQPLVSGLRDKASYVRRAAVLGCAKMVKMQGDCEVDGALVNELYSLLRDQDPIVVVNCLRALEEILKKEGGVVINKPIAHHLLNRMPDLDQWGQSEVLTFLLRYKPRSEDELFDILNLLDSYLKSSSPSVVMAATKLFLVLAREYPDVQADVLVRVKGPLLSACTSESRELCFTALCHVRQILRSLPGHFSSHYKKFFCSYSEPHYIKCQKMEVLCELVNDENVQQVLEELKGYCTDVSVELAQGAIFAIANIARTYTEQCVGILTELLGLQQEHITSAVVRAFRDLAWLCPQCTDAVCQALPGCEDTIQDSEGKQALVWLLGTHGEKIPNAPYVLEDFVENVRSESFPAVKMELLTALLRLFLARPAECQDTLGRLLYFCIESLVSEGDKDVLEVHPDAPVSEEKELLEAHPDAGSLSLIPDVSLSAEQFERSWLSLDTSCQLCLPWAGPVHADTIQTALRVVHIHTIAMSRAGAQPWKAYLSAQDDSGCLFLTELLLQAADSELQVTVKQSEAKPEALQSFISALRTVLEAVAGLES; encoded by the exons ATGCCGTACCTGGGCGGCGAGGAGACGCTGCGGGAGCTGCGGCGGGCGCTGTCGAACCCGCACGTGCAGGCGGACCCGGCGCGGTACCGCGGCGCCGTGCTGCGCGTGATCCG GCTGATGGCGCAGGGCGCCGACGTGTCGGGGCTGTTCCCGGAGATGGTGAAGGCGGGCGCGGTGCCGGACGTGGTGCAGAAGAAGCTGGTGTCGTTCTACGTGCGCGCCCAGGCCCCGCTGCAGCCGCAGCTGGCGCTGCTGGCCGTGAACTCCCTGCGCAAGGACTGCGCGCACCCCAGCCCGGCCGTGCGCGGGCTCGCCCTGCGCACCATGTGCGGCCTCAG GATGCCCGGGATCCAGGAGtacctgcagcagcccctggtgAGCGGGCTGCGGGACAAGGCGTCCTACGTGCGCAGGGCGGCCGTGCTGGGCTGCGCCAAGATGGTGAAGATGCAGGGGGACTGCGAAGTGG ATGGTGCTCTGGTGAACGAGCTCTACAGCCTGCTTCGTGACCAGGACCCCATTGTGGTCGTGAACTGCCTGAGGGCCTTGGAAGAGATCTTGAAGAAGGAGGGAGGTGTTGTCATCAACAAACCCATTGCCCATCATCTCCTCAACAG gatGCCCGACCTGGACCAGTGGGGGCAGAGCGAGGTGCTCACGTTCCTGCTGCGCTACAAACCGCGCAGCGAGGACGAGCTCTTCGACATCCTCAACCTGCTCGACAGCTACctcaagagcagcagccccagcgtGGTGATGGCGGCCACCAAGCTGTTCCTGGTGCTGGCCAGGGAGTACCCAGATGTGCAGGCAGATGTGCTGGTGCGGGTGAAAGGCCCGCTGCTGTCTGCCTGCACCTCggagagcagggagctgtgcttcACCGCGCTCTGCCACGTGCGCCAGATCCTCCGCAGCCTGCCCGGCCACTTCAGCAGCCACTACAAAAAGTTCTTCTGCTCCTACTCGGAGCCCCACTACATCAAATGCCAGAAGATGGAGGTGCTGTGTGAGCTGGTGAACGATGAGAACGTGCAGCAGGTGCTGGAGGAGCTCAAGGGTTACTGCACTGACGTGTCGGTGGAGCTGGCGCAGGGAGCGATCTTTGCCATAG CCAATATTGCCAGGACATACACAGAGCAGTGTGTGGGGATTCTGACAGAGCTTCTGGGGCTTCAGCAGGAGCACATCACCTCAG ctgtggTCCGTGCTTTCCGGGACCTcgcctggctgtgtccccagtgCACAGATGCCGtgtgccaggccctgccaggctgtgagGACACCATCCAGGACAGTGAG GGCAAGCAAGCGCTGGTCTGGCTGCTGGGCACCCACGGGGAGAAGATCCCGAACGCTCCCTACGTCTTGGAGGACTTTGTGGAGAACGTGAGGTCGGAGTCGTTCCCGGCGGTGAAGATGGAGCTGCTGACGGCGCTGCTGCGGCTCTTCCTGGCGCGGCCTGCCGAGTGCCAGGACACGCTGGGCAGGCTGCTCTACTTCTGCATTG AATCCCTGGTTTCTGAAGGGGATAAGGATGTCCTCGAGGTCCATCCTGATGCTCCAGTGTCGGAAGAGAAAGAACTCCTCGAGGCTCATCCTGATGCAGGCAGCCTAAGCTTGATTCCTGATGTTTCCCTGAGTGCAGAACAGTTTGAGAGGAGCTGGCTGAGCCTGGACAcgagctgccagctctgcctgccctgggctgggcctgtCCATGCAGACACCATCCAGACAGCCCTTCGTGTGGTGCACATCCACACCATCGCcatgagcagagctggagcccagccctggAAAGCTTATCTGAGTGCCCAGGATGACTCAGGCTGCCTCTTCCTCACTGAGCTCCTGCTTCAGGCAGCAGATTCAGAGCTGCAGGTCACAGTGAAGCAAAGTGAAGCAAAGCCAGAGGCACTGCAATCCTTCATCTCAGCCTTGAGGACAGTGCTGGAGGCAGTGGCTGGGCTGGAGTCATGA
- the AP4B1 gene encoding AP-4 complex subunit beta-1 isoform X1, with translation MPYLGGEETLRELRRALSNPHVQADPARYRGAVLRVIRLMAQGADVSGLFPEMVKAGAVPDVVQKKLVSFYVRAQAPLQPQLALLAVNSLRKDCAHPSPAVRGLALRTMCGLRMPGIQEYLQQPLVSGLRDKASYVRRAAVLGCAKMVKMQGDCEVDGALVNELYSLLRDQDPIVVVNCLRALEEILKKEGGVVINKPIAHHLLNRMPDLDQWGQSEVLTFLLRYKPRSEDELFDILNLLDSYLKSSSPSVVMAATKLFLVLAREYPDVQADVLVRVKGPLLSACTSESRELCFTALCHVRQILRSLPGHFSSHYKKFFCSYSEPHYIKCQKMEVLCELVNDENVQQVLEELKGYCTDVSVELAQGAIFAIANIARTYTEQCVGILTELLGLQQEHITSAVVRAFRDLAWLCPQCTDAVCQALPGCEDTIQDSEGKQALVWLLGTHGEKIPNAPYVLEDFVENVRSESFPAVKMELLTALLRLFLARPAECQDTLGRLLYFCIEEEQDMAVRDRGLFYYRLLQAGVEEVRRVLCSPKCDPSLGLLGDQSKQPVNAWALEFNTLATVYGRERWALATAQQPVEPSYSCSPAAGSRSRDTESLVSEGDKDVLEVHPDAPVSEEKELLEAHPDAGSLSLIPDVSLSAEQFERSWLSLDTSCQLCLPWAGPVHADTIQTALRVVHIHTIAMSRAGAQPWKAYLSAQDDSGCLFLTELLLQAADSELQVTVKQSEAKPEALQSFISALRTVLEAVAGLES, from the exons ATGCCGTACCTGGGCGGCGAGGAGACGCTGCGGGAGCTGCGGCGGGCGCTGTCGAACCCGCACGTGCAGGCGGACCCGGCGCGGTACCGCGGCGCCGTGCTGCGCGTGATCCG GCTGATGGCGCAGGGCGCCGACGTGTCGGGGCTGTTCCCGGAGATGGTGAAGGCGGGCGCGGTGCCGGACGTGGTGCAGAAGAAGCTGGTGTCGTTCTACGTGCGCGCCCAGGCCCCGCTGCAGCCGCAGCTGGCGCTGCTGGCCGTGAACTCCCTGCGCAAGGACTGCGCGCACCCCAGCCCGGCCGTGCGCGGGCTCGCCCTGCGCACCATGTGCGGCCTCAG GATGCCCGGGATCCAGGAGtacctgcagcagcccctggtgAGCGGGCTGCGGGACAAGGCGTCCTACGTGCGCAGGGCGGCCGTGCTGGGCTGCGCCAAGATGGTGAAGATGCAGGGGGACTGCGAAGTGG ATGGTGCTCTGGTGAACGAGCTCTACAGCCTGCTTCGTGACCAGGACCCCATTGTGGTCGTGAACTGCCTGAGGGCCTTGGAAGAGATCTTGAAGAAGGAGGGAGGTGTTGTCATCAACAAACCCATTGCCCATCATCTCCTCAACAG gatGCCCGACCTGGACCAGTGGGGGCAGAGCGAGGTGCTCACGTTCCTGCTGCGCTACAAACCGCGCAGCGAGGACGAGCTCTTCGACATCCTCAACCTGCTCGACAGCTACctcaagagcagcagccccagcgtGGTGATGGCGGCCACCAAGCTGTTCCTGGTGCTGGCCAGGGAGTACCCAGATGTGCAGGCAGATGTGCTGGTGCGGGTGAAAGGCCCGCTGCTGTCTGCCTGCACCTCggagagcagggagctgtgcttcACCGCGCTCTGCCACGTGCGCCAGATCCTCCGCAGCCTGCCCGGCCACTTCAGCAGCCACTACAAAAAGTTCTTCTGCTCCTACTCGGAGCCCCACTACATCAAATGCCAGAAGATGGAGGTGCTGTGTGAGCTGGTGAACGATGAGAACGTGCAGCAGGTGCTGGAGGAGCTCAAGGGTTACTGCACTGACGTGTCGGTGGAGCTGGCGCAGGGAGCGATCTTTGCCATAG CCAATATTGCCAGGACATACACAGAGCAGTGTGTGGGGATTCTGACAGAGCTTCTGGGGCTTCAGCAGGAGCACATCACCTCAG ctgtggTCCGTGCTTTCCGGGACCTcgcctggctgtgtccccagtgCACAGATGCCGtgtgccaggccctgccaggctgtgagGACACCATCCAGGACAGTGAG GGCAAGCAAGCGCTGGTCTGGCTGCTGGGCACCCACGGGGAGAAGATCCCGAACGCTCCCTACGTCTTGGAGGACTTTGTGGAGAACGTGAGGTCGGAGTCGTTCCCGGCGGTGAAGATGGAGCTGCTGACGGCGCTGCTGCGGCTCTTCCTGGCGCGGCCTGCCGAGTGCCAGGACACGCTGGGCAGGCTGCTCTACTTCTGCATTG aggaggagcaggacatGGCCGTGCGCGACCGAGGGCTCTTCTACTACCGCCTTCTGCAGGCTGGCGTGGAGGAAGTGAGGAGGGTCCTGTGCAGCCCCAAGTGTGAcccctccctggggctgctgggggacCAGAGCAAGCAGCCTGTCAATGCCTGGGCCCTGGAGTTCAACACTCTGGCCACAGTTTATGGCAGAGAGCGCTGGGCGCTCGCCACCGCTCAGCAGCCTGTGGAGCCCTCCTactcctgctctcctgctgctggctccaggAGCAGAGACACAG AATCCCTGGTTTCTGAAGGGGATAAGGATGTCCTCGAGGTCCATCCTGATGCTCCAGTGTCGGAAGAGAAAGAACTCCTCGAGGCTCATCCTGATGCAGGCAGCCTAAGCTTGATTCCTGATGTTTCCCTGAGTGCAGAACAGTTTGAGAGGAGCTGGCTGAGCCTGGACAcgagctgccagctctgcctgccctgggctgggcctgtCCATGCAGACACCATCCAGACAGCCCTTCGTGTGGTGCACATCCACACCATCGCcatgagcagagctggagcccagccctggAAAGCTTATCTGAGTGCCCAGGATGACTCAGGCTGCCTCTTCCTCACTGAGCTCCTGCTTCAGGCAGCAGATTCAGAGCTGCAGGTCACAGTGAAGCAAAGTGAAGCAAAGCCAGAGGCACTGCAATCCTTCATCTCAGCCTTGAGGACAGTGCTGGAGGCAGTGGCTGGGCTGGAGTCATGA
- the DCLRE1B gene encoding 5' exonuclease Apollo, with product MSGTVLAGTPIAVDFWSLRKAAGARLFFLSHMHSDHTVGLSSTWSRPLYCSPLTARLVHHRLQVPKCWIRPLEVGQSHVVGEVTVTLIDSNHCPGSVMFLFEGTFGTILYTGDFRYTSAMQGEPALRGRHIDRLYLDNTHCHPQRILPSRALAVRHIVRLIYAHPQHHVVIGVYTLGKETLLVELALEFSTWVVVSPWRLEQMRLLELPDVFTAEEGTGWIRAVDVAEICWDTVVAWNAQHPTIAIIPTGRPVKVTHPKIYLVPYSDHSSFEELREFVKWLKPCSIIPIVKDDMCQVYFQEYLSSAPQVLPEFTVSKPVQEPGQQQSRRRGQKPTSLWKRAPGSSVPRGVVYDSPEKNTEKPEVFTDVKVPQHYCEPALCSKERRTSHRGEKEELSGEQLGAAGAAPVSSEHLAPGLAEQYLLTPLHVLKQFSSQKFDQLVEDFLQKKDTP from the exons ATGAGCGGGACGGTGCTGGCCGGGACCCCCATCGCCGTGGACTTCTGGAGCCTGCGGAAGGCGGCCGGTGCTCGCCTCTTCTTCCTGTCCCACATGCATTCGGACCACACGGTGGGGCTGTCCAGTACCTGGAGCCGCCCGCTGTACTGCTCCCCGCTCACCGCCCGCCTCGTGCATCACCGCCTGCAG GTGCCGAAGTGCTGGATCCGGCCGCTGGAGGTGGGGCAGAGCCATGTCGTGGGTGAGGTGACGGTGACGCTGATCGACTCCAACCACTGCCCTGGCTCCGTTATGTTCCTCTTTGAGGGTACCTTTGGCACCATCCTCTACACAG GAGATTTCCGCTACACGAGCGCCATGCAGGGCGAGCCGGCGCTGAGGGGCCGCCACATCGACCGCCTGTACCTGGACAACacgcactgccacccccagcgGATCCTGCCCTCGCGGGCGCTGGCCGTCCGCCACATTGTCCGCCTCATCTATGCCCACCCGCAGCACCACGTGGTCATCG GTGTGTACACCCTGGGCAAGGAGACGCTGCTGGTGGAGCTGGCGCTGGAGTTCAGCACGTGGGTGGTGGTGAGCCCCTGGCGCCTGGAGCAGATgcggctgctggagctgccggATGTGTTCACTGCTGAGGAGGGCACGGGCTGGATCCGCGCCGTGGATGTCGCCGAGATCTGCTGGGACACGGTGGTCGCCTGGAACGCGCAGCACCCCACCATTGCCATCATCCCCACGGGCAGGCCCGTGAAGGTCACCCACCCCAAGATCTACCTCGTCCCCTACTCAGATCACTCGTCCTTTGAGGAGCTGCGTGAGTTTGTGAAGTGGCTGAAACCCTGCTCCATCATTCCCATTGTGAAGGACGACATGTGCCAGGTTTACTTTCAGGAATacctgagctctgctccccaggTGCTTCCTGAGTTCACAGTCTCAAAGCCTGTGCAAGAGCCTGGACAGCAGCAAAGCCGAAGGAGGGGACAGAAACCCACAAGTCTCTGGAAAAGAGCCCCGGGGAGTTCTGTGCCCCGAGGGGTTGTTTATGACTCCCCCGAGAAAAATACTGAGAAGCCTGAAGTGTTTACAGATGTTAAAGTTCCTCAGCACTACTGTGAGCCAGCTCTCTGCTCAAAAGAACGCCGCACTTCTCACAGGGGTGAGAAGGAAGAGCTGAGTGGGgaacagctgggagcagcaggagcagcacctgtTTCCAGTGAGCACCTTGCCCCTGGACTAGCAGAGCAGTATTTACTCACCCCCTTACACGTCCTAAAGCAGTTTTCCTCACAGAAGTTTGATCAGCTGGTAGAAGACTTTCTTCAGAAGAAAGACACACCCTGA